TTTTCACTTATTTTTCTAAATTTGTATGTTTTATAACATATTTTCAGCATGCAAAAAATTGTGGAAGAGTGCTCAAATTGCCTGAAAAACAGAAATTCAGTCTTTAGCGTACTCACTCCTGAAGAAAGAAAATATCTGTTGCAACACCATACCTGCTACCGGTACTGCGAAGGAGATTTTATTTTCCATGAAGGGGATAAACCCACAGGACTGGTAAGCCTGTCTGAAGGAAAAGTAAAAATTTTCCGCGAAGGCATTGGCGGAAGGGAACAAATTGTCCGTATGGCCAAACCTACCGGTTTTCTTGGATACAGGGCTTTGTTTGCCAACGAACGGCATATAGCCTCTGCAGTGGCCATAGAAGATTCTGTTGCCTGCATCATTCCCAAGGAAGACCTTTACAAAATAATCCGTTCGAACAGTGATTTTGCCCTCAATATCATCAAGTCTTTTGCA
This sequence is a window from Bacteroidota bacterium. Protein-coding genes within it:
- a CDS encoding Crp/Fnr family transcriptional regulator, with the translated sequence MQKIVEECSNCLKNRNSVFSVLTPEERKYLLQHHTCYRYCEGDFIFHEGDKPTGLVSLSEGKVKIFREGIGGREQIVRMAKPTGFLGYRALFANERHIASAVAIEDSVACIIPKEDLYKIIRSNSDFALNIIKSFATELGFSNIRTVTLTQKHIRGRLAESLISLKDTYGFEKDGITLKIQLSREDIASYSNMTTSNAIRTLSAFADEKIIVLNGRKIAILDMNKLEKISNMG